The following proteins come from a genomic window of Shinella zoogloeoides:
- a CDS encoding GntR family transcriptional regulator, with protein sequence MTSLNKLDRGNLSEQVYTAIRETLMDGRYEPGERLRINSLAEELGVSITPVREAIFRLVSEHALEMKAATAIHVRNLAPDELREIQFIRYHLESEAAALAAERITPKELANLESLQEAFRVAAGEDPQEASLINRQFHFAVVAAAGMPLVFATVENMWTLMGPLLRTFHITVPVRDLTSGAHKHYDLLRALGKRDAAGARAAMQEDIVWGKVLVDWLEKKRAV encoded by the coding sequence ATGACAAGCTTGAACAAATTGGACCGTGGCAACCTCTCCGAACAGGTCTATACGGCGATCCGCGAAACCTTGATGGACGGACGCTACGAACCGGGTGAACGTCTTCGCATCAACAGCCTCGCCGAAGAACTAGGCGTATCAATCACGCCGGTGCGCGAGGCGATCTTTCGCCTTGTTAGCGAGCACGCGCTGGAAATGAAGGCGGCAACCGCTATTCACGTGCGCAATCTAGCGCCGGATGAACTGCGTGAGATCCAGTTTATTCGCTACCATCTGGAAAGCGAAGCGGCGGCACTTGCCGCAGAGCGCATTACGCCGAAGGAACTCGCCAATCTGGAAAGCCTTCAGGAAGCTTTCCGCGTGGCGGCCGGAGAGGATCCGCAGGAGGCGTCGCTGATCAACCGGCAGTTCCATTTCGCCGTCGTCGCGGCCGCTGGCATGCCGCTGGTCTTTGCGACTGTCGAGAACATGTGGACGCTGATGGGACCGCTTCTGCGGACGTTCCACATCACTGTGCCGGTGCGGGACCTGACAAGCGGCGCGCACAAGCACTACGATCTCCTGCGGGCACTGGGCAAGCGCGACGCGGCAGGCGCGCGCGCCGCAATGCAGGAAGACATCGTCTGGGGAAAGGTCCTCGTCGACTGGCTGGAAAAGAAACGGGCGGTTTGA
- a CDS encoding GMC family oxidoreductase — protein sequence MTDYLIVGGGSAGSALAGRLAMSNSGKVTILEGGPRDRHPLIHIPAGFVKLLDSKLLYHYKTEQQAGLAGRSPIMPQGAVLGGGGSVNATIYIRGQRSDYDTWSSLGAAGWSYSEVLPYFRRAEDNDRFSDAYHGTKGPLGVSDLRQVNELTRAFVLGAQEAGIPFTSDFNGRRQRGVGYNQTTTRNARRCSAAVAYLRPALASGNLDIQTGCFVTRILFEGDRAVGVEYRQDGALRTIRAEKEVILSAGAVQTPKLLMLSGVGPEDELKRHGIAVHHRLEGVGQNLQDHLEFPAIRYCTGRYGYFGEDTFFRSMRNGLQYLLFKSGPVMSNVTEACAFVNVDDMEDEPNIQLHFVPIVFLDSDQEQIKRAGATINPCVLRPLSRGEIRLRSTDPADHPIIDPRYLSHPEDMRLSVKGLRLARDILSQSAFAPYVEKTEAFPGTGIEDEATLQSYIRSKGKTVYHPAGTCRMGTDDMAVVDPQLRVRGLRNLRIVDNSIMPTLISGNTNAPAIMIGEKASDIIRGIDPLPPSNA from the coding sequence GTGACCGACTATTTGATTGTAGGCGGGGGTTCGGCCGGCAGTGCACTAGCCGGAAGGCTGGCCATGTCGAACTCCGGAAAGGTGACGATCCTTGAGGGCGGGCCGCGAGATCGCCATCCGCTGATCCACATTCCAGCGGGCTTTGTAAAGCTGCTCGATTCCAAGCTTCTATATCACTACAAGACCGAGCAACAGGCCGGCCTTGCCGGGCGCTCGCCGATCATGCCGCAAGGTGCGGTGCTGGGCGGTGGTGGATCGGTCAACGCCACCATTTACATTCGCGGCCAGCGCAGCGATTACGATACGTGGTCCTCGCTCGGCGCGGCCGGCTGGTCCTATTCCGAAGTCCTGCCCTACTTCCGGCGCGCGGAGGACAACGACCGCTTTTCGGATGCCTATCACGGTACGAAAGGCCCGCTTGGTGTTTCCGATCTTCGGCAGGTCAATGAGTTGACACGAGCCTTCGTGCTCGGTGCGCAGGAGGCGGGCATACCCTTCACGTCCGACTTCAACGGCCGCCGGCAACGAGGTGTGGGCTACAACCAGACAACGACGCGCAATGCAAGGCGCTGCAGCGCCGCCGTCGCATATCTACGCCCGGCGCTGGCCAGCGGCAATCTCGACATCCAGACCGGCTGCTTTGTCACCCGCATCCTTTTTGAGGGCGATCGCGCCGTTGGGGTGGAATATCGGCAGGACGGAGCGCTGCGGACGATCCGTGCGGAGAAGGAGGTCATCCTTTCCGCGGGCGCCGTGCAGACGCCGAAGCTCCTGATGCTCTCGGGCGTAGGGCCGGAGGATGAATTGAAGCGTCACGGCATTGCCGTGCATCACCGCCTTGAGGGCGTTGGCCAGAACTTGCAGGATCACCTGGAATTTCCCGCGATCCGCTACTGCACCGGGCGATATGGTTATTTCGGTGAAGATACGTTCTTCCGTTCGATGCGTAACGGTCTGCAATATCTGCTTTTCAAGTCGGGTCCGGTCATGTCGAACGTCACGGAGGCTTGCGCCTTCGTCAATGTCGACGACATGGAGGATGAGCCGAACATACAGTTGCATTTCGTGCCGATCGTCTTCCTGGACAGCGACCAGGAGCAAATCAAGCGGGCGGGGGCAACGATCAATCCCTGTGTGTTGCGGCCGCTCAGCCGCGGCGAGATTCGGCTGCGCTCGACGGATCCGGCCGATCACCCGATCATCGACCCCCGGTATCTCAGCCACCCCGAGGACATGCGTCTTTCCGTCAAGGGCCTCCGGCTGGCGCGCGACATCCTCTCGCAATCGGCATTCGCGCCCTATGTCGAAAAGACCGAAGCTTTCCCCGGAACGGGAATCGAGGACGAGGCGACCCTGCAGTCCTATATTCGCTCCAAGGGCAAGACGGTGTACCATCCGGCCGGAACATGCCGGATGGGGACGGACGATATGGCGGTTGTCGACCCACAATTGCGGGTAAGAGGTTTGCGGAACCTCAGAATTGTGGACAACTCCATCATGCCCACATTGATTTCGGGCAATACCAATGCGCCGGCCATAATGATCGGCGAAAAGGCGTCGGACATAATCCGCGGCATCGACCCATTGCCGCCAAGCAACGCCTGA
- the gabD gene encoding NADP-dependent succinate-semialdehyde dehydrogenase yields MTLKDPSLLRQAALVGQRWIEADGSGIAVKNPATGELVGHVPKLGAKETREAIDAAAEAQKGWAARTAKERAAVLRKWFELMIENKDDLGRILTMEQGKPLAEATGEIVYGASFVEWFAEEARRLYGDIVPGHQKDKRILVMKQPIGVVAAITPWNFPNAMITRKAGPAFAAGCAMVLKPASQTPFSAIAIAILAERAGLPTGLFSVITGSAREIGAEMTANPTVRKLTFTGSTEIGAELYKQCAPTIKKLGLELGGNAPFIVFDDADLDAAVEGALIAKFRNNGQTCVCANRLYVQDAVYDAFSDKLAAAVGKLKTGNGFDEGVVLGPLIDGAALEKVEEHVSDAVKKGGRVVQGGKRHALGGTFYEATVITDVTPDMAVAKEETFGPVAPLFRFTDENDVIAQANDTEFGLASYFYAKDLSRVFRVADALEYGMVGVNTGLISTAEAPFGGVKLSGLGREGSRYGLEEFTEIKYVCLGGIA; encoded by the coding sequence ATGACCCTTAAGGACCCGAGCCTGCTTCGCCAGGCAGCCCTTGTCGGCCAGCGCTGGATTGAAGCGGATGGCAGCGGCATAGCGGTGAAGAACCCGGCGACGGGCGAGCTTGTCGGCCATGTCCCGAAGCTCGGTGCCAAGGAAACCAGGGAAGCGATCGACGCGGCCGCCGAGGCCCAGAAGGGCTGGGCCGCCCGCACCGCCAAGGAACGCGCGGCCGTGCTGCGCAAGTGGTTCGAGCTGATGATCGAGAACAAGGACGATCTCGGCCGCATCCTGACCATGGAACAGGGCAAGCCGCTGGCCGAAGCCACCGGCGAGATCGTCTACGGCGCCAGCTTCGTCGAATGGTTCGCCGAAGAAGCCCGTCGCCTCTACGGCGACATCGTGCCCGGCCACCAGAAGGACAAGCGCATCCTCGTGATGAAGCAGCCGATCGGCGTCGTCGCGGCCATCACGCCCTGGAACTTCCCCAATGCCATGATCACCCGCAAGGCCGGCCCGGCCTTCGCCGCCGGCTGTGCCATGGTGCTGAAGCCGGCCTCGCAGACGCCCTTCTCGGCCATCGCAATCGCCATCCTCGCCGAGCGCGCCGGCCTGCCCACCGGCCTCTTCTCCGTCATCACCGGCTCTGCCCGCGAGATCGGCGCGGAAATGACCGCCAACCCGACCGTCCGCAAGCTCACCTTCACCGGTTCGACGGAAATCGGCGCCGAACTCTACAAGCAGTGCGCGCCGACCATCAAGAAGCTGGGCCTGGAACTTGGCGGCAACGCACCCTTCATCGTCTTCGACGATGCCGATCTCGATGCGGCCGTCGAGGGTGCACTGATCGCCAAGTTCCGCAACAACGGCCAGACCTGCGTCTGCGCCAACCGGCTCTACGTCCAGGACGCCGTCTATGACGCCTTCTCGGACAAGCTCGCCGCCGCCGTCGGCAAGCTGAAGACCGGCAATGGTTTCGACGAGGGCGTGGTGCTCGGTCCGCTGATCGACGGTGCCGCGCTGGAAAAAGTGGAGGAGCATGTCTCCGACGCCGTGAAGAAGGGCGGCCGCGTGGTTCAGGGCGGCAAGCGCCATGCCCTTGGTGGCACCTTCTACGAAGCGACCGTGATCACGGACGTGACGCCGGACATGGCCGTGGCGAAGGAAGAGACCTTCGGCCCCGTCGCCCCGCTCTTCCGCTTCACGGACGAGAATGACGTCATCGCTCAGGCCAACGACACGGAATTCGGCCTTGCGTCCTACTTCTACGCCAAGGACCTGTCGCGCGTGTTCCGCGTGGCGGACGCGCTGGAATACGGCATGGTCGGCGTCAATACGGGCCTGATCTCGACGGCGGAAGCGCCGTTCGGCGGCGTGAAGCTCTCCGGTCTCGGCCGTGAGGGTTCCAGATACGGCCTCGAGGAGTTCACCGAGATCAAATATGTCTGCCTCGGCGGCATCGCCTGA
- a CDS encoding GMC oxidoreductase → MKALSVRKLALGEERLSDADFEAHARANAKTVYHPAGTCRMGRDQLSVVDNWPRVQGIPRLRIADASIMSTLVSGNTDATCITIAER, encoded by the coding sequence ATGAAGGCCCTTAGCGTCCGGAAACTGGCGCTCGGCGAAGAGAGGTTGTCCGATGCGGACTTCGAGGCGCATGCGCGGGCGAATGCCAAAACCGTCTATCACCCGGCGGGGACCTGCAGAATGGGCCGGGACCAGCTCTCGGTCGTGGATAATTGGCCGCGGGTGCAGGGTATTCCTCGCCTGCGCATCGCAGACGCGTCGATCATGTCGACGCTAGTGAGCGGCAACACGGATGCCACGTGCATCACGATCGCGGAGCGTTGA
- a CDS encoding gluconokinase gives MPQSHPISRIVLMGVAGCGKSAVGAALAARLGAAYLDGDDLHASENIEKMSRGEPLSDGDRWPWLTLIGQRLANPDGILILGCSALKRRYRDHIRAEAGAPVTFVHLSGTAELITKRMGARTGHFMPTILIDSQFAALELPAADEHSITVDIDRPLDAIVDQVISLLEVG, from the coding sequence ATGCCCCAGTCCCATCCGATAAGCCGCATCGTCCTGATGGGTGTCGCCGGTTGCGGCAAGTCGGCGGTCGGCGCCGCACTCGCCGCGCGCCTCGGCGCCGCCTATCTCGACGGCGACGACCTGCATGCGTCGGAAAACATCGAGAAGATGAGCCGCGGCGAACCCTTGAGCGACGGGGACCGCTGGCCTTGGCTCACCCTCATCGGGCAAAGGCTCGCCAACCCGGACGGCATCCTCATCCTCGGCTGTTCGGCGCTGAAGCGCCGCTACCGCGACCACATCCGCGCGGAAGCCGGCGCGCCCGTCACCTTCGTCCACCTCTCCGGCACGGCAGAGCTGATCACGAAGCGCATGGGCGCCCGCACGGGCCACTTCATGCCGACAATCCTCATCGACAGCCAGTTCGCGGCGCTCGAACTGCCCGCCGCAGATGAACACAGTATCACGGTCGATATCGACCGGCCACTGGACGCGATCGTTGATCAAGTAATTAGTCTGCTTGAGGTTGGGTAG
- a CDS encoding SDR family oxidoreductase codes for MSIQLFDLTGKRALVTGSSQGIGFALAKGLAAAGADVVLNGRDEAKLAAAAKNLGAKHTLAFDATDHAAVRKAVDAFEADIGPIDILVNNAGMQHRTPLEDFPADAFERLLKTNISTVFNVGQAVARHMIARGAGKIINIASVQTALARPGIAPYTATKGAVGNLTKGMATDWAKHGLQCNAIAPGYFDTPLNAALVADASFSEWLEKRTPAGRWGKVEELVGACIFLSSAASSFVNGHTLYVDGGITASL; via the coding sequence ATGAGCATCCAGCTTTTCGACCTCACGGGCAAGCGCGCCCTCGTTACCGGCTCCTCCCAGGGGATCGGCTTCGCCCTGGCAAAGGGCCTTGCCGCCGCCGGCGCGGACGTCGTCCTCAACGGCCGTGACGAAGCCAAGCTCGCGGCTGCCGCGAAGAACCTCGGCGCGAAGCATACGCTCGCCTTCGACGCCACCGACCACGCGGCGGTGCGCAAGGCGGTCGACGCCTTCGAAGCCGACATTGGCCCGATCGACATCCTCGTCAACAATGCCGGCATGCAGCACCGCACGCCGCTGGAGGATTTCCCGGCCGATGCCTTCGAGCGGCTGCTGAAGACGAACATCTCGACTGTCTTCAATGTCGGCCAGGCCGTCGCCCGCCACATGATCGCGCGCGGCGCGGGCAAGATCATCAATATCGCCAGCGTCCAGACCGCGCTCGCCCGCCCCGGCATCGCGCCCTATACCGCCACCAAGGGCGCCGTCGGCAACCTCACCAAGGGCATGGCGACGGATTGGGCCAAACACGGCCTGCAATGCAACGCCATCGCGCCCGGCTATTTCGACACGCCGCTGAATGCCGCGCTCGTCGCCGACGCTTCCTTCTCCGAATGGCTGGAGAAGCGCACGCCCGCCGGTCGCTGGGGCAAGGTGGAGGAGCTGGTCGGCGCCTGCATCTTTCTCTCGTCGGCCGCCTCCTCCTTCGTCAACGGACACACGCTCTATGTCGACGGCGGCATCACGGCCTCGCTCTGA
- a CDS encoding L-idonate 5-dehydrogenase, which translates to MKAIVIHAAKDLRIEDSAVEAPGPGEVEIRLAAGGICGSDLHYYNHGGFGTVRLKEPMILGHEVAGHVAALGEGVSGLAVGDLVAVSPSRPCGACDYCLKGLANHCFNMRFYGSAMPFPHIQGAFRERLVAKASQCVRADGLTAGEAAMAEPLSVTLHATRRAGEMLGKRVLVTGCGPIGTLSILAARRAGAAEIVAADLSERALGFARTVGADRTINLSEDRDGLVPFSANKGYFDVLYECSGAQPALVAGIQALAPRGVIVQLGLGGEMSLPMMAITAKELDLRGSFRFHEEFAVAVKLMQGGLIDVKPLITHTLPLAEALTAFEIASDKGQSMKTQIAFS; encoded by the coding sequence ATGAAGGCGATCGTCATCCACGCGGCGAAGGACCTGCGCATCGAGGACAGCGCCGTGGAAGCGCCCGGTCCCGGTGAGGTGGAGATCCGCCTTGCTGCCGGCGGCATCTGCGGCTCGGACCTGCACTATTACAACCACGGTGGCTTCGGCACGGTGCGGCTGAAAGAGCCGATGATCCTCGGCCATGAGGTCGCCGGACATGTCGCCGCGCTCGGCGAAGGGGTCTCCGGTCTTGCCGTCGGCGATCTCGTCGCCGTCTCGCCCTCGCGGCCCTGCGGCGCCTGCGACTATTGCCTGAAGGGCCTGGCGAACCATTGTTTCAACATGCGCTTCTACGGCTCGGCCATGCCCTTCCCGCATATCCAGGGCGCCTTCCGCGAGCGCCTGGTGGCCAAGGCCAGCCAATGCGTCAGGGCGGACGGCCTTACGGCCGGCGAAGCCGCGATGGCCGAACCGCTGTCGGTGACGTTGCACGCCACGCGCCGGGCCGGCGAGATGCTGGGCAAGCGCGTGCTCGTCACCGGCTGCGGTCCTATCGGCACTCTTTCGATCCTCGCCGCCCGCCGGGCAGGTGCCGCCGAGATCGTCGCGGCCGACCTTTCCGAGCGGGCGCTCGGCTTTGCCCGCACCGTCGGCGCGGATCGCACGATCAATCTTTCCGAGGACCGCGACGGGCTCGTGCCTTTCAGCGCGAACAAGGGATATTTCGACGTTCTCTATGAATGCTCCGGCGCGCAGCCCGCCCTCGTCGCCGGCATCCAGGCGCTCGCCCCGCGCGGCGTCATCGTCCAGCTCGGCCTCGGCGGCGAGATGAGCCTGCCGATGATGGCGATCACCGCCAAGGAGCTGGACCTGCGCGGCTCCTTCCGCTTCCATGAGGAATTCGCCGTCGCGGTGAAGCTGATGCAGGGCGGACTGATCGATGTGAAACCGCTGATCACCCATACGTTGCCGCTTGCGGAGGCCTTGACGGCCTTCGAGATTGCCTCGGACAAGGGGCAATCGATGAAGACGCAGATCGCGTTCAGTTAG
- a CDS encoding 2-hydroxyacid dehydrogenase, whose translation MSKIEILQVGPYPEWDQERLDTHFTMHRYFEAADKAAFLAEHGGNIRGIATRGELGANRAMIEALPKLEVISVYGVGYDAVDLATARERGIRVTNTPDVLTKDVADLGIAMMLAEARGVIGGEAWVKSGDWARKGLYPLKRRVHGMRAGVLGLGRIGYEVAKRLTGFDMDIAYSDTGPKDFAKDWTFIADPVELAERSDFFFVTLAASAETRHIVGPKVIAALGAEGMLINISRASNIDEGALLDALESKALGSAALDVFEGEPNLNPRFLALDNVLLQPHMASGTVETRKAMGQLVFDNLSSHFDGRPLPTPVL comes from the coding sequence ATGAGCAAGATCGAGATATTACAGGTTGGCCCGTATCCCGAATGGGACCAGGAACGCCTGGATACGCATTTCACGATGCACCGCTATTTCGAGGCGGCCGACAAGGCGGCGTTTCTCGCCGAGCACGGCGGCAATATCCGCGGCATCGCGACACGCGGCGAACTCGGCGCCAACCGCGCGATGATCGAGGCGCTGCCGAAGCTCGAGGTCATCAGCGTCTACGGCGTCGGTTATGACGCGGTGGATCTTGCCACCGCCCGCGAGCGCGGCATCCGCGTCACCAACACGCCCGACGTACTCACCAAGGACGTCGCCGATCTCGGCATCGCCATGATGCTGGCTGAGGCGCGCGGCGTCATCGGCGGCGAGGCCTGGGTGAAGAGCGGCGACTGGGCAAGGAAGGGCCTCTATCCGCTGAAGCGCCGGGTGCACGGCATGCGCGCCGGCGTGCTCGGCCTCGGCCGCATCGGCTACGAGGTCGCCAAACGCCTCACCGGCTTCGACATGGACATCGCCTATAGCGACACCGGTCCGAAGGACTTCGCCAAGGACTGGACCTTCATCGCCGATCCGGTCGAGCTTGCCGAACGCTCCGACTTCTTCTTCGTCACCCTCGCCGCCTCGGCCGAGACGCGCCATATCGTCGGGCCCAAGGTCATCGCGGCGCTGGGGGCGGAGGGCATGCTGATCAACATCTCCCGCGCCTCCAACATCGACGAGGGCGCCCTTCTCGACGCGCTCGAGAGCAAGGCGCTCGGCTCGGCCGCGCTCGACGTTTTCGAGGGCGAGCCGAACCTCAATCCGCGCTTCCTGGCGCTGGACAACGTGCTGCTCCAGCCGCACATGGCCTCCGGCACGGTCGAGACCCGCAAGGCCATGGGCCAGCTCGTCTTCGACAACCTGTCGTCCCATTTCGACGGCCGGCCGCTGCCAACCCCGGTCCTGTGA
- a CDS encoding 4-carboxy-4-hydroxy-2-oxoadipate aldolase/oxaloacetate decarboxylase, which translates to MTHIKKMPVRPSAAEIEALAKFSPATIHEAQGRRGALSSRIKPVDYRMKLCGPAFTVRCAPRDNIMLQLAINYAHPGDIIVVSGGEYEEAGSFGDVLANACLAKGIGGLVTDSGVRDSLQLRELGFPVFSLSVCIKGTVKETLTSTNDSIVVGGELIHPGDIIVGDADGLVIVRREEALDVAALSQAREDAEAGYIAAYKAGKSVVEVSNLEAVLKAKGLTVEA; encoded by the coding sequence ATGACGCATATCAAGAAAATGCCCGTCCGTCCGAGCGCTGCCGAGATCGAGGCGCTTGCAAAATTCTCGCCCGCGACCATCCACGAGGCGCAGGGCAGGCGCGGCGCGCTCTCCTCGCGCATCAAGCCGGTCGACTACCGTATGAAGCTGTGCGGTCCGGCCTTCACGGTGCGCTGCGCGCCGCGCGACAACATCATGCTGCAACTGGCGATCAACTATGCCCATCCCGGCGACATCATCGTCGTTTCGGGCGGCGAATACGAGGAGGCTGGCTCCTTTGGCGACGTACTGGCCAATGCCTGCCTCGCCAAAGGCATCGGCGGTCTCGTCACGGACAGCGGCGTGCGCGACTCGCTGCAACTGCGCGAACTCGGCTTCCCGGTCTTCTCGCTCAGTGTCTGCATCAAGGGCACCGTCAAGGAAACGCTGACCTCCACAAACGACTCGATCGTCGTCGGCGGTGAACTCATCCATCCCGGCGACATCATCGTGGGCGACGCCGACGGTCTCGTTATCGTGCGACGCGAGGAAGCGCTTGACGTGGCAGCACTTTCGCAGGCGCGTGAAGACGCCGAAGCCGGCTACATCGCCGCCTACAAGGCCGGAAAATCGGTCGTAGAGGTCAGCAATCTTGAAGCGGTGCTGAAAGCCAAAGGCCTGACGGTCGAAGCGTGA
- a CDS encoding ABC transporter substrate-binding protein, which yields MKCHHLILAATVAAAALAGPAAADQLDDIIANKTLRCATFADVPPFAAPDTQTREMVGFDVDLCGAIARELGVKAEVKPVSVEARVPEVKLGRVDITVANLAYTKSRAEQIQFSDPYYLAKEMLIVPADDPGKVKADYVGQRIASTKGSTSEMSIKLNKSEPLTFQDTASAYLAAQQGKARGMVANTMTTTKLVNESKTKGREMRMIEEPMLFQPIGIGMQKDQPALTAKINEVLRKLDESGEINQIWDKWLGPNTEYKMTRTDKVAPLSELKFTEIP from the coding sequence ATGAAGTGCCATCATCTCATCCTCGCCGCGACCGTTGCGGCCGCCGCGCTTGCCGGGCCGGCCGCGGCCGATCAGCTTGACGACATCATTGCCAACAAGACGCTGCGCTGCGCGACCTTTGCTGACGTGCCGCCCTTTGCCGCACCGGATACGCAGACCCGTGAAATGGTCGGCTTCGACGTCGATCTGTGCGGCGCCATTGCCCGCGAGCTCGGCGTGAAGGCCGAGGTCAAGCCGGTTTCGGTGGAGGCCCGCGTGCCGGAGGTGAAGCTCGGCCGCGTCGATATCACCGTCGCCAACCTCGCCTATACCAAGAGCCGCGCCGAGCAGATCCAGTTCAGCGATCCCTACTATCTCGCCAAGGAAATGCTGATCGTCCCGGCTGACGATCCCGGCAAGGTGAAGGCGGATTATGTCGGCCAGCGCATCGCCTCCACCAAGGGCTCGACCTCGGAAATGTCGATCAAGCTCAACAAGTCCGAGCCGCTGACCTTCCAGGACACGGCCTCCGCCTACCTCGCCGCCCAGCAGGGCAAGGCCCGTGGCATGGTCGCCAACACCATGACGACGACCAAGCTGGTCAACGAATCCAAGACGAAGGGCCGCGAGATGCGCATGATCGAGGAACCGATGCTGTTCCAGCCGATCGGCATCGGCATGCAGAAGGACCAGCCGGCGCTGACGGCAAAGATCAACGAGGTGCTGCGCAAGCTCGACGAGAGCGGCGAGATCAACCAGATCTGGGACAAGTGGCTCGGCCCGAACACCGAATACAAGATGACCCGTACCGACAAAGTCGCACCGCTCTCCGAACTGAAGTTCACCGAAATCCCGTAA
- a CDS encoding amino acid ABC transporter ATP-binding protein translates to MTASVSAPAKDQTIQLADVRKSYGEFDVLKGIDATVSRGEVVVICGPSGSGKSTLIRTVNRLEEINSGSIFFEGQDIHAPLKGRELNRLRSRIGFVFQSFNLFPHLSAVDNVAMSPMRVKGVPAAQARDKALKLLERVGLRDKANSYPAQLSGGQQQRVAIARALAMEPPVMLFDEPTSALDPEMVGEVLSVMKSLAAEGMTMMCVTHEMGFARDVADRIWFIDGGQIIETATPDEFFSNPKHPRAQRFLADLRH, encoded by the coding sequence ATGACCGCTTCAGTATCCGCCCCCGCGAAGGATCAGACGATCCAGTTGGCCGATGTCCGCAAAAGCTATGGCGAATTCGACGTGCTGAAAGGCATCGACGCTACGGTCTCGCGCGGCGAGGTGGTGGTCATTTGCGGCCCTTCCGGCTCCGGCAAGTCGACCCTCATCCGCACCGTCAACCGGCTGGAGGAAATCAACAGCGGCTCGATCTTCTTCGAAGGGCAGGACATCCACGCCCCGCTCAAGGGCCGCGAACTGAACCGCTTGCGCAGTCGCATCGGCTTTGTCTTCCAGAGCTTCAATCTCTTTCCGCATCTCTCGGCGGTCGACAACGTCGCCATGTCGCCCATGCGCGTGAAAGGCGTGCCGGCGGCGCAGGCCCGCGACAAGGCGCTGAAGCTTCTCGAAAGGGTGGGGTTGCGCGACAAGGCCAACAGCTATCCCGCCCAGCTTTCCGGCGGCCAGCAGCAGCGCGTCGCCATTGCCCGGGCACTCGCGATGGAGCCGCCGGTCATGCTCTTCGACGAGCCGACCAGCGCGCTCGACCCGGAAATGGTCGGCGAAGTGCTGAGCGTCATGAAGTCGCTGGCGGCCGAGGGCATGACCATGATGTGCGTCACGCACGAAATGGGCTTTGCCCGCGATGTGGCCGACCGCATCTGGTTCATCGACGGCGGACAGATCATCGAGACGGCGACGCCCGACGAATTTTTCAGCAATCCTAAGCATCCCCGCGCGCAGCGCTTCCTCGCGGACCTGCGCCACTAA
- a CDS encoding amino acid ABC transporter permease: MIHDLIAIIDEYWLLLLIGQYPNGPLGGLANTLILSALSIVIAFPFAILLAFARLSKYRALRWPVTVLVYVTRGVPLLMLVLWSYFLVPLLTGADVPSFLTMLATLVVYQGAFLSEIIRAGIVALGQGQMDAARALGHGWFGAMRYVILPQALYNMIPSMLSTFVATIKDTTLGYVINVPDLTFAASQVNNQLLTQPFQVFLILALTYYVICWSLTALTNVVERRITRRRAGLIAPKRTLPLSLTTNATEQP, from the coding sequence GACGAATACTGGCTGCTGCTCCTCATTGGCCAATATCCGAACGGCCCGCTCGGTGGCCTTGCCAACACGCTGATCCTCTCGGCGCTCAGCATCGTCATCGCCTTTCCCTTCGCCATCCTGCTCGCCTTCGCCCGCCTTTCGAAATACCGGGCGCTGCGCTGGCCGGTGACGGTGCTGGTCTATGTGACGCGCGGCGTGCCGCTCTTGATGCTGGTGCTTTGGAGCTATTTCCTCGTGCCGCTGCTGACGGGGGCCGACGTGCCGAGCTTCCTCACCATGCTCGCCACCCTCGTGGTCTATCAGGGCGCGTTTCTCAGCGAAATCATCCGCGCCGGCATCGTGGCGCTGGGGCAGGGGCAGATGGATGCCGCAAGGGCCCTCGGCCACGGCTGGTTCGGCGCCATGCGCTACGTCATCCTGCCGCAGGCGCTCTACAACATGATCCCGAGCATGCTGTCGACCTTCGTCGCGACCATCAAGGACACGACGCTCGGCTATGTCATCAACGTGCCGGACCTCACCTTCGCCGCAAGCCAGGTCAACAACCAGCTCCTTACGCAGCCCTTCCAGGTCTTCCTGATCCTGGCGCTCACCTACTACGTGATCTGCTGGTCGCTGACCGCGCTCACCAATGTCGTGGAGCGACGCATCACCCGACGTCGCGCCGGCCTTATTGCCCCGAAGCGGACGCTTCCGCTTTCCCTGACCACCAACGCCACGGAGCAGCCATGA